A genomic stretch from Erysipelothrix sp. HDW6C includes:
- the sdaAB gene encoding L-serine ammonia-lyase, iron-sulfur-dependent subunit beta: MAKQNYKSVFDIIGPVMAGPSSSHTAGAARIGKIARNIFSATPESANVYLYESFADTYRGHGTDVALAAGLMGMEPDDDRLHESLLIAQEIGFDIRFIPLAEKVDHPNTAKIVMRSGDRKMSVVGVSIGGGNIKVVAINDIAVDIDGGTPTILIFHIDCPGMIANVARVLSDLHINIGSMKVDREEKGKRAYMVIELDQDELHTSLQSLRELDNILEVLYIRK; this comes from the coding sequence ATGGCTAAGCAAAATTACAAATCTGTTTTTGATATTATTGGGCCGGTAATGGCAGGCCCGAGCAGTTCCCATACTGCAGGAGCAGCGCGTATTGGTAAAATCGCTCGGAACATCTTTTCAGCAACACCGGAAAGTGCGAATGTCTATTTGTATGAGTCTTTTGCAGATACATATCGTGGGCATGGGACGGATGTCGCTTTGGCAGCTGGATTGATGGGAATGGAACCCGACGATGACCGCTTGCACGAGTCCTTGCTTATTGCACAAGAAATTGGGTTTGATATTCGCTTTATCCCATTAGCAGAGAAAGTTGACCATCCCAATACTGCGAAAATTGTCATGCGATCGGGTGATCGTAAGATGAGTGTTGTCGGTGTTTCAATCGGGGGTGGCAACATAAAGGTTGTAGCAATTAATGATATCGCTGTAGATATTGATGGTGGCACACCAACCATTCTCATCTTCCATATTGATTGTCCGGGTATGATTGCTAACGTTGCCCGTGTACTTAGTGATCTTCACATTAATATTGGTTCCATGAAAGTTGATCGTGAAGAAAAGGGAAAGCGTGCGTATATGGTCATTGAACTGGATCAAGACGAACTTCACACATCCTTGCAATCGCTTCGAGAACTCGATAATATCCTCGAAGTGCTTTATATAAGAAAGTAG
- a CDS encoding ABC transporter ATP-binding protein: MKLIIENLNKSFDTKHVLRNVNATFERGKIYALLGRNGSGKTTFFNCVSQEMSSDSGRVYFDETGPVSDQDFGYVYAMPMLPEFLTGYEFLNFFVDIHKDKGLDRKDINTYFDQIQFNQEDRYKLIKDYSHGMRNKLQMICILILKPTVLFLDEPLTSFDLVASLEMKNLLMDIKNDCIMILSTHILQIARDICDEVVVLQHGEIQALSNERLHHPDFEAEILEILRDDHEK, translated from the coding sequence ATGAAACTCATTATTGAGAACTTGAATAAAAGTTTTGACACAAAACATGTACTACGTAATGTCAACGCAACCTTTGAACGCGGGAAAATCTATGCACTCTTAGGCCGAAACGGGAGTGGTAAAACAACTTTTTTTAACTGTGTAAGCCAAGAAATGAGCAGTGATTCAGGTCGTGTTTATTTTGATGAGACCGGACCCGTATCTGATCAAGATTTTGGGTATGTCTATGCCATGCCCATGCTTCCTGAATTTTTAACTGGCTATGAATTTTTAAATTTCTTCGTTGATATCCATAAGGATAAAGGACTTGATCGTAAAGACATCAATACTTATTTTGATCAAATTCAATTCAATCAAGAAGACCGCTATAAACTAATTAAAGACTATTCTCATGGCATGCGAAATAAACTTCAGATGATTTGCATTTTAATCTTGAAACCTACTGTTCTTTTCCTTGACGAACCCCTTACTTCGTTTGATTTAGTTGCCTCATTAGAAATGAAGAATCTCTTGATGGACATCAAAAATGACTGCATTATGATTCTTTCCACTCATATTCTTCAGATCGCGCGTGATATTTGTGACGAAGTTGTTGTCTTACAACATGGAGAAATTCAAGCATTGAGCAATGAACGTCTTCACCACCCCGACTTTGAGGCAGAGATTCTTGAAATCTTAAGAGATGATCATGAGAAGTAA
- a CDS encoding phosphorylcholine transferase LicD, which produces MIVSDQTMTTETLRQLQLSEFYLLTEFKAFCKKHTLHFTLDFGSIIGAIRHQGFIPWDDDIDIAMLRWDYDAFLEYAKSWNHPNIFVQSFESDPEFVHAFTRIRLNGSLALQEEWKHMDVHHGIFIDVFPYDVIPSQKEERDRHQEKIYTLQQTKLHRVSYLRTNSFSEFMRTLVTHPQSLRSMQYLNRKQTDIMTRYNQGYTDSDSVTHMTQGFPKYTDYRRTIQEHNSATLFPFEGSYFPVPQNYEAMLLNTYGDYLSYPPKAEQTPHHGVVELIFRQDILEEMQRNQGKQSQDADATNHKNESAERAEESDRD; this is translated from the coding sequence ATGATCGTATCTGATCAAACAATGACTACTGAAACACTCCGCCAACTTCAATTATCTGAATTCTACTTACTTACTGAATTTAAAGCATTCTGCAAAAAACATACGCTACATTTTACACTCGACTTTGGTTCCATAATCGGAGCCATACGCCATCAAGGTTTTATTCCCTGGGATGATGATATCGATATTGCGATGCTCCGCTGGGATTATGATGCGTTTCTCGAATATGCTAAATCATGGAATCATCCCAATATTTTCGTTCAAAGTTTTGAAAGCGACCCTGAATTCGTACATGCATTCACACGTATTAGGCTCAATGGATCATTGGCTTTACAAGAGGAATGGAAACACATGGATGTACACCATGGTATTTTTATTGATGTATTCCCTTACGATGTTATTCCATCGCAAAAAGAAGAGCGTGATCGGCACCAAGAAAAAATATACACTTTACAACAAACAAAACTTCATCGTGTTTCCTATTTACGAACGAATAGTTTTTCTGAATTCATGCGAACATTAGTCACCCATCCCCAGAGCCTTCGCTCCATGCAATACCTCAATCGAAAACAAACAGACATCATGACACGTTATAACCAAGGCTATACAGATAGCGATTCTGTTACGCATATGACGCAAGGTTTTCCAAAATATACAGATTACCGAAGGACCATCCAAGAGCATAATAGTGCGACACTATTTCCTTTTGAAGGGAGTTATTTTCCTGTACCTCAAAACTATGAAGCCATGTTACTGAATACGTATGGAGATTACTTAAGCTATCCACCCAAAGCGGAGCAAACACCCCACCATGGTGTTGTTGAACTTATCTTTCGCCAAGATATTCTTGAGGAGATGCAGAGGAATCAAGGGAAACAATCGCAAGATGCTGATGCAACAAATCATAAAAACGAATCCGCAGAGCGTGCTGAGGAATCGGACCGCGATTAA
- a CDS encoding DNA polymerase IV, which yields MTEFVVNSWYNQVMKWGDAMPNRIIFHIDINHCFAQIEEMMNPELRKGPMCVGGDEKKRSGIVLARNLKAREFGIVTAETLRDAFQKCPALRVVPPQYDKYVYYTSLVKDIYREYTDKVESYGLDEAWLDITESAHLFGKPFDIAYEIQNRVLEEYGLTVSVGVSWNKVFAKLGSDLIKPSGMTIITPYNFKEIVWPQPVDSLLFIGQQTKPKLNAMGIFSIGDLAQTPIEKLEHQFGLKGSEMWRYANGLDASEVDAFGHVDPPKSISNSTTPPHDINTLREAEIILQRLCESVASRMRDEKVRGYVVTVSPRDVNLKSFSRRRKLDHPINLTRDILNVAMTLLSESYDFDALPLRSIGVNVSRLIDEDKVVEQMGLFERSQIEDQKEHTIDTTIDMLRDKFGFHTIKRGSALLNKDIENFDAKRAHSVFPGRKRIDNDEENLDNKKSPR from the coding sequence ATGACAGAATTCGTCGTAAACTCTTGGTATAATCAAGTCATGAAATGGGGTGATGCCATGCCAAACCGAATAATTTTTCATATTGATATCAACCATTGCTTTGCACAAATTGAGGAAATGATGAATCCAGAGCTTCGCAAGGGTCCGATGTGTGTTGGTGGCGATGAGAAAAAAAGAAGTGGAATTGTACTTGCACGTAATCTTAAAGCACGAGAATTCGGTATCGTCACTGCTGAGACGCTTCGCGATGCATTCCAAAAATGTCCTGCGCTTCGTGTTGTACCCCCTCAGTATGATAAATATGTCTATTACACATCATTAGTGAAAGATATTTATCGCGAATATACGGATAAAGTTGAATCCTATGGTTTGGATGAAGCGTGGCTTGATATTACGGAATCTGCGCACCTTTTTGGGAAACCCTTTGATATTGCCTATGAAATTCAAAACCGTGTACTTGAGGAATATGGCTTAACTGTTTCTGTAGGTGTGAGTTGGAATAAGGTGTTTGCGAAATTAGGGAGTGACTTGATCAAACCATCTGGAATGACAATCATCACGCCTTATAATTTCAAGGAAATTGTTTGGCCACAACCCGTTGATTCACTCTTGTTCATTGGTCAACAAACAAAACCCAAACTTAACGCCATGGGAATTTTTTCGATTGGAGATCTTGCGCAAACCCCAATTGAGAAACTGGAGCATCAGTTTGGTTTGAAAGGAAGTGAAATGTGGCGCTATGCAAATGGACTGGACGCGAGCGAAGTGGATGCATTTGGCCATGTTGATCCACCCAAAAGTATTAGTAACAGCACCACACCGCCTCATGATATCAATACATTACGCGAGGCAGAAATTATTCTGCAAAGGTTGTGTGAAAGTGTTGCTTCAAGGATGCGTGACGAAAAGGTGCGGGGCTATGTTGTCACTGTATCACCTCGGGATGTGAATTTAAAAAGTTTCAGTCGGCGCAGAAAATTAGACCATCCGATAAATCTTACGCGAGACATTTTGAATGTTGCGATGACACTACTTTCTGAGAGTTATGATTTTGATGCATTACCCCTACGAAGTATTGGGGTTAATGTCAGTAGATTGATTGATGAAGATAAGGTTGTGGAACAGATGGGTTTATTTGAGCGTTCACAAATTGAAGATCAAAAAGAGCATACAATTGATACAACCATTGACATGCTGCGCGATAAATTTGGATTTCATACCATCAAACGTGGTTCAGCGCTCTTGAATAAAGATATTGAGAATTTTGATGCGAAACGTGCCCACAGTGTGTTTCCGGGTCGGAAAAGAATTGATAATGACGAAGAAAATTTAGACAATAAGAAAAGCCCTCGGTGA
- a CDS encoding CueP family metal-binding protein: MNKKLIIATFAVALIGLGGLFYISSRNDSSQAFLEHYKLADMNTVQLIDYLDGSDVKPEGLNAQITASKLILKDTQETVTLDISDELFYLSFAPYNDITHPCTDHVPTGCQGELVNRDFEVIVKDTLGTELFSGRVTTAKNGFAGIWLPRNTEGTITVTHYGQIATANISTFASDPTCLTTLHLS, translated from the coding sequence ATGAATAAAAAACTCATAATCGCAACCTTTGCAGTTGCACTCATTGGGTTGGGGGGATTGTTTTACATTTCAAGTCGCAATGATTCATCGCAAGCATTTCTTGAACACTATAAGCTTGCAGATATGAATACCGTTCAACTCATTGACTACTTGGATGGTTCGGATGTCAAACCCGAAGGTTTAAACGCTCAAATAACCGCATCAAAGCTCATTTTGAAAGACACTCAAGAAACGGTGACACTTGATATAAGCGATGAATTGTTTTACCTTTCATTTGCACCATATAATGATATCACTCATCCTTGCACCGACCATGTACCGACTGGATGTCAAGGAGAATTGGTGAATCGTGATTTTGAGGTTATCGTTAAAGATACCCTCGGCACAGAACTTTTTAGCGGTCGTGTTACAACGGCTAAAAATGGTTTTGCCGGAATTTGGTTACCACGCAATACCGAAGGTACAATTACAGTCACACATTATGGACAAATCGCTACAGCAAATATCAGTACATTTGCATCCGACCCAACGTGTCTCACGACACTCCATTTAAGTTAA
- a CDS encoding response regulator transcription factor: MEKILIADDNQNITNILKDYAQREGFDVYVAEDGERALQLVAQHRFAMILLDVMMPVMDGFDVCKSIRSHSNVPIIMITARGDDYDRIMGLDIGADDYIVKPFVPAEVMARIRAILRRIGHTQNANILEIDSLMVNLDEYEVRIDNEPILLTKKEIEILWTLMEFPNRVFTRDNLLDKVWGTDYYGDSRTVDSHIKRLRSKLDGKGSMGWAVATVWGLGYKFEVNHNAS, translated from the coding sequence ATGGAAAAAATACTGATTGCAGATGATAATCAAAATATTACGAATATATTGAAAGACTACGCACAACGAGAGGGATTTGATGTTTATGTTGCTGAGGATGGCGAACGTGCACTACAATTGGTTGCGCAACATCGTTTTGCCATGATTTTATTGGATGTCATGATGCCGGTGATGGATGGCTTTGATGTATGCAAAAGCATCCGCTCGCATTCCAATGTTCCAATTATTATGATAACTGCTCGGGGTGATGATTACGATCGCATCATGGGTTTGGATATTGGTGCCGATGACTATATTGTAAAGCCTTTTGTTCCTGCTGAGGTGATGGCGCGAATCCGTGCAATTTTAAGACGTATTGGTCACACTCAAAACGCAAACATATTGGAGATTGATTCATTAATGGTAAACTTGGATGAATATGAGGTTCGCATTGATAATGAACCGATTCTTCTTACAAAGAAAGAGATTGAGATTCTATGGACCTTAATGGAATTTCCAAATCGTGTATTCACGCGTGATAATCTGCTCGATAAGGTTTGGGGGACGGATTATTATGGTGACAGTCGAACGGTTGATTCACACATAAAACGGTTGCGATCAAAACTTGATGGCAAGGGTTCAATGGGGTGGGCAGTGGCAACTGTTTGGGGATTGGGATATAAGTTTGAGGTGAATCATAATGCGTCATAA
- a CDS encoding ATP-binding protein — MRHKMTRKLVLYFSITLLVFALILGFAFSSMFRESTRDQARQDLQYRAETIAGSLAVHLENTQSSSHMGHMSSRRAFTSYLEALDEVAIGDVWIVDPDLKIIKRGQESADIELRDLPRGGEQLILDALGGKTVFSDGFSELLNSESVTVGVPIIGADKQIVGAVLLHSPIAGIDAVINHGYHVLLINSGVALLLSVLVAIILSNRFVKPLKKMSDTALQLSKGDYKVRTEVSSSDEIGDLAKTLDILSAQLEAAAIQRDNLDHMRNEFFADISHELRTPITVLRGTLETLHDTPTLDRNDHVAYHETMIQEVVHLQKLVDDLLDFSKLNATDFSLDMTTVNIADIINDSVRSLRIAAQNRNITVRVSVRETVEPQTADYARLRQMFTIILDNALKFTSPDKGVDIIVSKRSVTIQDYGKGIAPENLEKIFNRFYKTSGTDNELGNGIGLAIAKQIAVRHGIIITVESEPNTQTSFVFEF, encoded by the coding sequence ATGCGTCATAAAATGACTCGAAAACTCGTTCTATATTTTTCAATAACTTTGCTGGTGTTTGCTTTGATTCTTGGCTTTGCTTTCTCATCCATGTTCCGCGAATCAACCCGTGATCAAGCACGCCAAGATTTGCAGTATCGTGCAGAGACGATTGCAGGCTCCTTGGCTGTTCATTTAGAAAATACGCAATCAAGTTCGCACATGGGACATATGAGCTCACGGCGTGCGTTTACATCGTACTTGGAGGCGCTGGATGAAGTTGCGATTGGTGATGTTTGGATTGTCGACCCTGATCTGAAAATAATCAAGCGTGGTCAAGAATCTGCAGATATTGAACTTCGTGACCTTCCACGCGGTGGCGAACAACTTATTCTCGATGCTTTGGGTGGGAAGACAGTTTTCAGTGACGGTTTCAGTGAACTTCTAAACTCTGAATCCGTGACTGTTGGTGTTCCTATCATCGGCGCTGATAAGCAAATTGTCGGAGCGGTACTGCTGCACTCACCGATTGCGGGGATTGATGCTGTGATTAATCATGGTTATCATGTATTGTTAATCAATAGTGGTGTTGCGTTGCTTCTCTCAGTTCTCGTTGCCATTATTTTGTCCAATCGCTTTGTTAAGCCACTCAAGAAAATGAGTGATACCGCGCTTCAACTCTCGAAAGGTGATTATAAAGTGCGAACTGAAGTATCATCCTCGGACGAAATTGGTGATTTGGCCAAAACACTTGACATCCTGTCTGCACAATTGGAGGCAGCAGCAATTCAACGTGATAATTTGGATCACATGAGAAACGAATTTTTTGCCGATATATCGCACGAACTACGGACGCCAATTACAGTTCTTAGAGGCACCCTTGAGACGCTTCATGATACACCAACCCTTGATCGAAACGACCATGTTGCATACCATGAAACGATGATTCAAGAAGTGGTCCATCTGCAAAAATTAGTTGATGATTTATTGGATTTCTCAAAATTAAATGCGACCGATTTCTCCCTTGATATGACGACAGTAAACATCGCTGATATCATCAACGACAGTGTAAGAAGTCTTCGCATTGCTGCTCAAAACCGCAACATAACAGTTCGCGTTTCCGTTAGAGAAACCGTTGAACCGCAAACCGCAGACTATGCTCGCTTGCGACAAATGTTCACAATCATTCTTGACAATGCATTGAAATTCACATCACCTGACAAGGGTGTTGATATTATCGTATCCAAACGTTCAGTAACAATTCAAGACTATGGGAAAGGGATTGCACCGGAGAATTTAGAGAAAATATTCAATCGTTTCTACAAGACGTCGGGAACTGATAACGAGTTGGGCAATGGGATTGGCTTGGCGATTGCTAAACAAATTGCGGTTCGTCATGGTATAATTATCACAGTTGAAAGTGAACCGAATACCCAAACGTCATTTGTTTTTGAGTTCTAG
- a CDS encoding VanZ family protein — MQVYLYPIRQAAIIFIGIVFMIMVPFMIVQYRKYGSVSTCRSLILYSFLFYMICAYFLVILPLPARDSVTTSYRDMMQLIPFNFIGDFFRETTLVLSQPSTYLPALMQGVVTQPIFNIIMLIPFGIYLRYYFNRSFKETLILSFCLSLFFELTQLSGLYGIYSGPYRLFDVDDLMLNTLGGVIGFVIAPAITYFFPSRETIDTLNYRKGQRVTYLRRFIAYNLDLMVIGVLTSMLTMAFRAIGITSSTELYVNPLVFFGYFVVFAYINHGRTLMQQLLKIEVTSHTGELKLSQLFLRGLLFYIGIYQGPAVVNSLYTMALDNNAVDLLSTLMYLALTLGWYVFLGIHLVYTAFKQNRELFYERMSKTYFVSTVNE; from the coding sequence ATGCAAGTTTATCTTTACCCAATTCGACAAGCAGCAATAATCTTTATAGGCATTGTTTTCATGATTATGGTTCCATTTATGATTGTGCAATACCGTAAGTATGGGTCGGTATCAACGTGCCGATCACTTATTTTATATTCTTTTTTATTTTACATGATATGCGCCTATTTCCTTGTAATTTTGCCATTACCCGCACGGGATTCGGTTACAACATCTTACCGTGATATGATGCAATTAATACCGTTTAATTTTATAGGGGATTTCTTTCGAGAGACAACACTCGTACTCTCACAACCATCTACCTATCTCCCTGCTTTGATGCAAGGTGTGGTGACACAACCAATCTTTAATATTATTATGTTAATCCCCTTTGGAATCTATCTGCGCTACTATTTCAATCGAAGTTTTAAAGAAACACTGATTCTATCATTTTGTTTGTCACTTTTTTTCGAACTTACGCAGTTATCCGGTCTTTATGGAATCTATTCGGGACCGTACCGCTTGTTTGATGTTGACGATTTGATGTTGAACACATTAGGTGGGGTTATTGGTTTTGTCATTGCTCCAGCGATTACATACTTCTTCCCAAGCCGTGAAACGATTGACACTTTAAATTATCGCAAAGGTCAACGGGTTACATATCTCAGACGTTTTATCGCCTACAACCTGGACCTTATGGTTATTGGAGTCCTAACAAGTATGTTGACAATGGCGTTTAGAGCCATTGGAATTACGAGTTCAACCGAACTCTATGTAAACCCACTTGTGTTCTTTGGATACTTTGTAGTATTCGCATACATAAACCATGGACGAACGCTGATGCAACAACTTTTAAAAATTGAAGTAACTTCTCATACTGGAGAATTGAAACTCTCACAATTGTTTTTAAGAGGACTCCTATTCTATATTGGAATTTACCAAGGTCCAGCAGTTGTCAACAGCCTGTATACCATGGCTTTAGATAATAATGCTGTCGATCTTCTTTCGACATTGATGTATCTTGCATTAACACTGGGGTGGTACGTATTCCTTGGAATCCACTTGGTATATACTGCATTCAAGCAGAATCGCGAATTGTTTTATGAGCGCATGAGTAAGACCTATTTTGTAAGTACTGTAAATGAATAA
- the hflX gene encoding GTPase HflX, translating into METTEIRQERVVIVGVDLGQRDFNIIESMKELSELVIAAGGLVVGETIQNREKVNAKTYIGKGKVEEVATLVLLTEADTVVFNEELTGSQMRNLEEVIQCKIIDRTNLILDIFASRATSKEGLLQVELAQLKYRLPRLVGYSTHLSRLGGGIGTKGPGEQKLELDRRHILKDIHRIESELKKLEENRTLNRKQRLKSHLPIVSLVGYTNAGKSTIMNGILKLSNDDKFVYAEDMLFATLDTSMRRTKLNNNLSILLTDTVGFVSKLPTHLIAAFKGTLEEITFSDCIVHVIDASNPHLDIQVNTTKKILSDLGVADIPMVTVFNKMDLIEHDDLATMNQNYKQRIYISAKNPADIDLLLDVVEDALAPKFRKVVLKLPFSDMNLMDYFASNYDVGTIEYDEEGAVFTVVLSTSDLERFKKYRT; encoded by the coding sequence ATGGAAACAACTGAAATTAGACAAGAACGTGTTGTGATTGTGGGTGTTGATTTAGGCCAACGTGATTTTAATATCATCGAGTCGATGAAGGAATTAAGTGAACTGGTGATTGCCGCGGGTGGACTTGTGGTTGGTGAAACAATTCAAAACCGCGAAAAAGTAAACGCAAAAACATATATTGGTAAGGGGAAAGTCGAAGAAGTAGCAACCTTAGTATTGCTCACCGAGGCTGATACCGTTGTTTTTAATGAAGAACTTACGGGATCGCAAATGCGAAATCTTGAAGAAGTCATTCAATGTAAAATCATTGACCGTACTAATTTAATTCTCGATATCTTTGCCAGCAGAGCGACTTCCAAAGAAGGACTCTTGCAAGTAGAACTTGCACAGTTGAAATATCGCTTACCCCGTCTTGTTGGATACAGTACACATCTATCCCGTTTGGGTGGTGGGATTGGAACCAAAGGACCGGGTGAACAAAAACTTGAGTTGGATCGCCGTCATATTTTGAAGGATATTCATCGTATTGAGTCAGAACTCAAGAAACTTGAGGAAAATCGGACATTGAATCGAAAACAGCGCCTCAAATCGCATCTGCCAATCGTATCTCTTGTGGGCTATACCAATGCTGGGAAATCGACAATCATGAATGGGATCCTCAAATTATCCAATGATGACAAATTTGTTTACGCAGAAGACATGCTCTTCGCCACCTTGGATACATCCATGCGCCGTACAAAGTTGAATAATAATCTATCGATTCTTTTAACCGATACCGTAGGGTTTGTTTCGAAATTACCAACGCATTTAATAGCTGCGTTTAAGGGGACACTTGAGGAAATAACGTTCTCAGATTGTATTGTTCATGTTATTGACGCATCAAATCCGCACTTAGATATTCAAGTAAATACGACCAAGAAAATCCTCAGTGATTTAGGTGTCGCAGACATACCGATGGTCACAGTATTTAATAAGATGGATCTCATTGAACATGATGACCTTGCAACCATGAATCAAAACTACAAACAACGGATCTACATTTCAGCAAAAAATCCTGCAGATATTGATTTGCTTCTTGATGTTGTTGAGGATGCATTGGCACCTAAATTTCGAAAAGTAGTCCTGAAGTTGCCGTTTTCAGATATGAATCTGATGGACTATTTCGCAAGTAATTATGATGTTGGAACCATTGAATACGATGAAGAAGGAGCAGTGTTTACCGTTGTGCTAAGCACAAGTGATCTCGAGCGTTTTAAAAAGTATCGAACGTAA
- a CDS encoding pseudouridine synthase: MKHAIQKGNALSQPQGIIQHEATSSIRLNKFISESGYASRRGADRLVENGLVTINNVVAEVGTQVFPGDTVSVEGNIIGKVQNLVYIALNKPVGITSTTDPKDSSNIVKFMNYEDTIFPIGRLDKDSFGLILMTNDGNIVNKILREEYGHDKEYIVSVDKPFNHEFASAMSNGVNIYNQAAHMMQVTEPCEVESLGPKTFRIILRQGLNRQIRRMTKALGFKVVSLQRVRIMNITIDNLKPGEWRYLTAAELQEINHRIAQ; encoded by the coding sequence ATGAAACACGCAATTCAAAAAGGCAATGCTCTCAGCCAACCACAAGGCATAATTCAACACGAGGCAACATCATCCATACGTCTTAATAAGTTCATCAGTGAGTCCGGCTACGCATCACGTCGCGGCGCTGATCGTCTGGTCGAGAATGGCCTGGTAACGATTAATAATGTCGTAGCCGAAGTAGGAACTCAGGTGTTTCCTGGTGATACAGTGAGCGTCGAGGGCAACATCATTGGTAAAGTGCAAAATCTTGTCTACATCGCACTCAATAAACCCGTTGGCATCACAAGCACAACAGATCCAAAAGATTCCAGTAATATTGTGAAATTCATGAACTATGAAGATACGATTTTCCCAATTGGTCGTCTTGACAAGGATTCGTTCGGACTTATTCTTATGACAAACGATGGCAACATCGTCAATAAGATCCTTCGTGAGGAATACGGGCATGATAAAGAGTATATTGTCTCGGTCGATAAACCCTTCAATCATGAGTTTGCATCCGCAATGTCAAATGGGGTTAATATATACAACCAAGCTGCACATATGATGCAAGTTACCGAACCCTGTGAAGTTGAATCACTGGGACCGAAAACATTCCGTATCATTTTACGGCAAGGTCTTAACCGTCAAATTCGTCGCATGACCAAGGCACTTGGTTTCAAAGTTGTTTCCTTGCAGCGCGTACGCATCATGAATATAACGATTGACAATCTAAAACCCGGTGAATGGCGATACTTAACTGCTGCTGAATTACAGGAGATAAACCATCGCATTGCACAATAA